One window of the Dermacentor andersoni chromosome 10, qqDerAnde1_hic_scaffold, whole genome shotgun sequence genome contains the following:
- the LOC126543536 gene encoding zinc finger protein ZIPIC-like, with amino-acid sequence MDRESSSSDPQTNGMTTEARLILFCDECGECFSSLDYLGRHRRNRHRERVQGKHQCSYCSYSSNDRHRVTSHERTHTGERPFVCKVCQKGFAQPCTLATHMDTHSEQKQHACEVCDKRYRSSSSLASHRRLHTRDAKPYLCPECLRGFNQRCVLLRHLGTHSGLKPHVCDVCGRRFTQSGSANRHRRSAHLKQATVPAQE; translated from the exons ATGGACCGCGAATCATCTTCATCTGATCCAC AAACCAACGGCATGACGACTGAGGCGCGTCTGATTCTTTTCTGCGACGAGTGCGGCGAATGCTTCTCGTCACTCGATTACCTGGGAAGGCACCGACGAAATAGGCACCGGGAACGAGTTCAGGGCAAGCATCAGTGTTCCTACTGCTCCTACTCCAGCAATGACCG GCATCGAGTAACTTCTCACGAGCGGACGCACACGGGCGAGCGACCGTTCGTGTGCAAGGTCTGCCAGAAAGGCTTCGCGCAGCCGTGCACCCTGGCCACCCACATGGACACCCACAGCGAACAGAagcagcacgcgtgcgaagtcTGCGACAAGCGCTACCGCAGCTCCTCCTCGCTGGCCTCCCACCGGAGATTGCACACGCGAGACGCGAAGCCCTACTTGTGTCCCGAGTGCCTCCGGGGATTCAACCAGCGGTGCGTcctgctgcggcacctggggACGCACTCGGGACTCAAGCCCCACGTCTGCGACGTGTGTGGACGACGGTTTACCCAGAGTGGCAGCGCGAACAGGCACAGGCGCTCGGCGCACCTCAAGCAGGCGACGGTGCCGGCCCAGGAGTAA
- the LOC126544332 gene encoding dnaJ homolog subfamily B member 1-like: MADKDYYKLLGVTKNATEDEIKKVYRRLALRYHPDKNRAPGAADRFKEVTEAYTVLRDKKTREEYDRRVEDCRKARSAAAHRESNVQRAEPYANNSCGRPKPGFKESFSFGEDLFHTFHFDTAPKDRDIRHDLALTLEEVLRGCVKNMKVTRTVTAPDGSSQYREQKILTINVKPGWKAGTKIRFEREGDRLPGRIPADIVFVVRDKPHRLFKRNGVDVHYVAKITLTDSLRGVEISVPTLTGGVVPLSLKGPIYPSAIKPIRNEGLPHPKDPTKRGDLLVSFEIIYPDLVK; this comes from the exons ATGGCAGATAAGGACTACTACAAGCTGCTGGGTGTCACCAAGAACGCCACCGAGGACGAGATCAAGAAAGTCTACCGTAGACTGGCACTGCGCTACCACCCCGACAAGAACCGAGCTCCTGGTGCGGCCGATAGGTTCAAGGAGGTCACCGAGGCGTACACGGTGCTCCGCGACAAGAAGACGCGCGAAGAGTACGACAGAAGAGTTGAAGACTGCCGGAAGGCCAGAAGTGCTGCTGCTCATCGAGAATCCAACGTGCAGAGGGCCGAGCCCTACGCCAACAACTCGTGCGGCCGACCCAAACCCGGCTTCAAGGAGTCGTTCTCGTTCGGTGAAGACCTCTTCCACACCTTCCACTTCGACACTGCGCCCAAG GACCGCGACATCCGCCACGACCTTGCTTTGACCTTGGAGGAGGTTCTGCGAGGATGCGTCAAGAACATGAAAGTCACCCGGACCGTGACTGCCCCCGACGGCAGCTCGCAGTATCGCGAGCAGAAGATCCTGACCATCAACGTGAAGCCTGGCTGGAAGGCGGGGACGAAGATCCGCTTCGAACGCGAAGGAGACCGGCTGCCCGGGCGCATCCCAGCCGACATCGTGTTCGTCGTTCGCGACAAGCCGCACAGGCTGTTCAAGCGGAACGGGGTGGACGTGCACTACGTAGCCAAAATCACCCTCACGGATTCTCTGCGCGGGGTGGAAATAAGCGTTCCCACCCTTACCGGCGGCGTGGTACCGCTGAGCTTGAAGGGGCCCATCTATCCTTCGGCCATCAAGCCCATCCGCAACGAAGGGCTGCCTCACCCGAAGGACCCGACAAAACGTGGGGACCTTCTGGTCAGCTTCGAGATCATTTACCCTGATTTAGTAAAGTAA